Proteins encoded within one genomic window of Episyrphus balteatus chromosome 1, idEpiBalt1.1, whole genome shotgun sequence:
- the LOC129906877 gene encoding uncharacterized protein K02A2.6-like, which produces MPLKVDPNAPESDDKLDEIIQQIKANHMVVGNMPNLIPGSNFSTYDVRLKIFFKINRISTEDQVGMLLTLLSDEVVEKLMQLVPSNAKPEEMSLDDLLECLRKHYSPTGNVIAERFKFYNLKQTHGEKISDFVVRLKFSSQRCEFPNVILDEMLPDIFIVGLTNNGWQQKLIEIGKTLKFDDAVNKSLNFELTESETRAINTSASINQFHHWQKMNNESPNYSRYRQNSRSRKPIVSQQRSHSKCRKSTNSSKEECQRCDRSHHKSKCPAVNWTCYRCKKRGHIVSKCRAKKVVYFVDDAGAESSDGGSSEANTNVDLYEGLYWYSNVNKINAPLFLDVMIADKSIKMEVDCGACTSVISHEGYEKYFSRLSICPYDKLYTVTGENISVLGKIVVPVRLVGRNL; this is translated from the coding sequence ATGCCGTTGAAAGTGGATCCAAATGCCCCCGAATCCGACGACAAGCTGGATGAAATTATACAGCAGATCAAGGCAAACCACATGGTGGTGGGAAATATGCCGAACTTAATACCAGGAAGCAATTTTAGCACGTACGATGTTcgtctcaaaatattttttaagatcaACAGAATTTCGACTGAGGATCAAGTAGGAATGCTGCTGACGTTGCTGAGTGACGAAGTAGTGGAAAAACTTATGCAGCTGGTTCCATCTAATGCAAAACCTGAGGAGATGTCACTCGATGATCTTTTGGAATGCTTACGAAAACATTACTCTCCTACAGGAAACGTCATAGCAGAGCGTTTCAAATTTTATAACCTCAAACAAACACATGGAGAAAAAATATCCGATTTCGTAGTGAGGTTAAAATTTTCCTCTCAAAGGTGTGAATTTCCCAATGTGATCTTGGACGAAATGCTTCCCGATATTTTCATTGTCGGTTTGACAAATAATGGGTGGCAACAGAAATTGATTGAGATAGGAAAGACGCTTAAATTTGACGATGCGGTCAATAAGTCTCTCAATTTCGAACTGACAGAATCAGAAACGCGAGCAATAAATACCTCAGCATCAATAAATCAGTTCCACCACTGGCAGAAGATGAACAACGAAAGCCCCAATTACAGTCGATATCGTCAAAACAGTCGCAGTCGCAAGCCAATTGTCAGTCAGCAAAGATCGCACTCAAAATGTCGCAAGTCTACAAATTCATCGAAAGAAGAGTGTCAGAGGTGCGATCGAAGTCACCACAAAAGTAAATGTCCCGCAGTTAACTGGACCTGTTATCGTTGTAAAAAACGTGGCCACATTGTGTCCAAATGTCGAGCTAAAAAAGTCGTCTACTTTGTCGATGATGCTGGAGCAGAGTCGTCTGATGGAGGAAGTTCAGAAGCTAATACGAACGTCGATCTCTATGAAGGTCTTTATTGGTACTCCAAtgtcaacaaaataaatgctCCTTTATTTCTTGATGTCATGATTGCGGATAAGTCTATAAAAATGGAAGTGGATTGCGGTGCATGTACGAGTGTCATCAGTCACGAGGGTTATGAAAAGTATTTTTCTAGGTTAAGTATTTGTCCATATGATAAATTGTATACTGTTACTGGTGAAAATATATCTGTTCTAGGTAAAATTGTAGTTCCCGTGCGTTTGGTTGGGCGAAACCTTTAA